A region from the Oculatellaceae cyanobacterium genome encodes:
- a CDS encoding Tic22 family protein: MKSFVRWGATLGLVGTTLLGSSFLGNLQALALPAEQVIQKLQTIPVFTVTDAKGAPLVRSIKNAQNKDVSVAGIFISQRDAQGFVDQLKKDNPTLGKAVQVSPVSLGEVYKLGQANQNKPDGLNFAFVPKQQQVQSAVNLLRKSGQQVNQFDGVPMFVAKAGKDKGYLTVQQGNQQVIPFFFEQEQLQGMVDRFKKQKPELASTVEVQVVNLQGLIQALRDSNKPEINSIVLVPANESIQFLQKASSAPRQTPAAANRPQTQKR; encoded by the coding sequence ATGAAGTCATTCGTTCGCTGGGGCGCAACACTGGGTTTAGTTGGAACTACATTGCTGGGGTCTTCTTTTCTAGGAAATCTACAAGCTTTAGCTTTGCCAGCAGAACAGGTTATTCAAAAGTTGCAAACGATTCCTGTTTTTACTGTCACCGATGCTAAAGGAGCGCCACTGGTTAGGTCAATCAAGAATGCTCAGAATAAAGATGTCTCTGTAGCGGGTATTTTTATTAGCCAGCGTGATGCTCAAGGATTTGTTGACCAGCTTAAAAAAGATAATCCAACTTTGGGCAAAGCAGTGCAGGTGTCTCCTGTGTCGCTGGGAGAAGTTTACAAATTGGGCCAAGCAAATCAAAATAAGCCGGATGGTTTAAATTTTGCTTTTGTACCCAAACAGCAGCAAGTACAATCAGCAGTAAACTTACTGCGTAAAAGCGGTCAACAGGTAAACCAATTTGATGGTGTTCCCATGTTTGTCGCTAAAGCTGGTAAGGATAAAGGCTATTTGACAGTTCAACAGGGAAATCAGCAGGTAATTCCTTTCTTTTTTGAGCAAGAGCAATTACAGGGAATGGTTGATCGCTTTAAGAAACAAAAGCCCGAATTAGCATCAACTGTAGAAGTTCAGGTGGTGAATTTGCAAGGTTTAATTCAAGCCTTACGCGACAGCAACAAACCAGAAATTAATAGTATTGTATTGGTTCCAGCTAACGAGTCGATACAATTTTTGCAGAAAGCTTCATCTGCTCCGAGGCAAACTCCTGCAGCAGCGAACCGTCCTCAAACTCAGAAGCGTTAA
- a CDS encoding DUF4350 domain-containing protein: MKKRWLWISAIALIAIILLTLFTAPNTSKVNSGSTYSRFPDGYGAWYAFMEKQGTPVKRWQKPFADLAGVATDEVPSLIKYSESQIANSITLLRVYSQLNEDSLDSQQQKWVEKGNTLVILGVKKPVTEARFITFQQSTVGSVKIDTRRRLPKLEQGEQQLGDRFGSIVWQQKLDKGQVIYATTPYLAANAYQEQPGNYQLLAKLVTQSGNRILVDEYIHGYKDPEVITKEDGADLISYLSKTPLFAALVQVSIIILVLVWANNKRLGSSIALKAPVVDNSEAYIQALASVLQKAESSEFVLEAVGKQEQLQLQKALGLGSTLVDHQILVSAWVQQTGKPATELQQALKVQSMKRRIKEKQLLDWLEKWQKIRSIQ; encoded by the coding sequence ATGAAAAAACGTTGGTTATGGATAAGTGCGATCGCACTCATTGCAATTATATTACTTACCTTATTTACTGCTCCCAATACTAGCAAGGTAAATAGCGGTTCCACTTATAGCCGTTTTCCTGATGGATATGGCGCTTGGTACGCTTTCATGGAAAAACAGGGAACACCAGTTAAACGTTGGCAAAAACCGTTTGCAGATTTAGCGGGAGTAGCTACAGACGAAGTTCCTTCACTGATCAAGTACTCGGAATCCCAAATTGCTAATTCCATTACTCTATTGCGTGTTTACAGCCAACTCAATGAAGATTCGCTAGACTCCCAACAACAAAAATGGGTAGAAAAAGGCAATACTTTAGTGATTTTGGGAGTTAAAAAACCCGTAACAGAAGCACGTTTTATTACTTTTCAACAAAGTACTGTGGGTTCAGTTAAAATTGATACGCGCCGACGATTGCCAAAATTAGAACAGGGAGAACAACAATTAGGCGATCGCTTTGGTTCCATTGTTTGGCAACAAAAATTAGATAAAGGACAAGTAATTTACGCTACCACGCCTTATTTAGCCGCTAATGCTTATCAAGAACAACCTGGAAACTATCAACTTCTAGCAAAATTAGTTACTCAATCAGGTAATCGAATTTTAGTAGATGAATATATTCACGGTTATAAAGATCCAGAAGTTATAACGAAAGAAGATGGCGCAGATTTGATTAGCTACTTATCTAAAACGCCTTTATTTGCAGCATTAGTCCAAGTAAGTATAATTATTTTAGTTTTAGTTTGGGCTAATAATAAACGTTTGGGATCTTCCATAGCTTTAAAAGCACCAGTAGTTGACAACAGCGAAGCTTATATTCAAGCACTTGCTAGCGTATTGCAAAAAGCGGAAAGTAGTGAATTTGTATTAGAAGCCGTAGGTAAACAAGAGCAACTGCAATTGCAAAAAGCTTTAGGCTTAGGCTCAACTTTAGTGGATCATCAAATTTTAGTATCCGCTTGGGTACAGCAAACAGGAAAACCTGCAACCGAACTCCAGCAAGCGCTAAAAGTACAATCAATGAAACGTAGAATTAAGGAGAAACAATTATTAGATTGGTTAGAAAAATGGCAAAAAATTCGCTCTATTCAGTAA
- a CDS encoding MoxR family ATPase, producing MSEINAVVNRLGQSLNRVIVGQPVLIQQLLVALLAGGHVILEGVPGTGKTLLVKVLAQLVQADFRRVQLTPDILPSDIIGTNIFDLNNRGFTLKKGPVFTEVLLADEINRTPPKTQSALLEAMEEQQVTLDGESLLLPELFWVIATQNPLEFEGTYPLPEAQLDRFLFKLVVGYPDLPAEKQMLLNRQAGFQTRRLDLARLKPVATVEQILEARQIVSAVQVEEKIIDYLLAIVTRSRQHPDLALGASPRSAVAWLQTSKVQAWLSGRDFVTPDDLKVVASPLLRHRLILKPEAQLDGLQIDAIINLLLNQIPVPR from the coding sequence ATGAGTGAAATTAATGCTGTTGTAAATCGCCTCGGTCAATCCCTTAACCGAGTTATAGTTGGTCAACCTGTACTGATCCAACAACTGCTAGTAGCACTACTTGCAGGCGGTCATGTAATTTTAGAGGGTGTACCTGGTACAGGAAAAACTTTATTAGTAAAAGTGTTAGCACAGTTAGTGCAAGCAGACTTTAGGCGAGTTCAATTAACTCCAGATATTTTACCTTCTGATATTATTGGTACAAATATTTTTGATCTTAATAATCGTGGTTTTACGCTTAAGAAAGGGCCAGTTTTTACGGAAGTGTTACTAGCTGATGAAATTAATCGCACACCTCCTAAAACTCAGTCAGCGTTATTAGAAGCAATGGAAGAACAGCAGGTAACGCTAGATGGTGAAAGTTTGCTTTTACCAGAACTGTTTTGGGTAATTGCAACCCAGAATCCTTTAGAATTTGAGGGAACTTATCCGCTACCTGAAGCACAATTAGACAGATTTTTATTTAAGTTAGTTGTAGGTTATCCAGACTTACCTGCTGAAAAGCAAATGTTACTAAATCGTCAAGCTGGCTTTCAAACTCGACGCTTGGATTTAGCAAGGTTAAAGCCTGTAGCTACAGTAGAACAAATTTTAGAAGCACGTCAGATAGTTAGTGCAGTGCAGGTAGAAGAAAAGATTATAGATTATTTATTAGCAATAGTTACGCGATCGCGTCAACATCCAGACTTAGCTTTAGGTGCATCTCCTCGTTCAGCAGTTGCTTGGTTACAAACGAGTAAAGTGCAAGCATGGCTATCTGGAAGGGATTTTGTCACACCCGATGACCTCAAAGTTGTAGCATCTCCATTGCTACGTCATCGCTTAATTCTTAAACCAGAAGCTCAATTAGATGGTTTGCAAATTGATGCAATAATTAACTTATTACTTAATCAAATACCTGTACCACGATAA
- a CDS encoding L-threonylcarbamoyladenylate synthase, with the protein MLIDFDALVAGARSGQLVSFPTDTVPALAVRPDCSELIFKAKERSQDKPLILMAATAQSLWQFVDGSLPDQKIWEQVAQKYWPGALTLVLPCSKAVPQGVNLASPSTIGLRVPNHAIALAVLSQTGPLATTSANRSGEPPLQTIAEIETHFPDVLTLLPSELETIEPSLGMPSTVAKWSDTGWKILRQGAIELDDTVGGLNF; encoded by the coding sequence TTGTTAATTGATTTTGATGCTCTTGTTGCTGGAGCAAGATCTGGTCAGCTAGTCAGTTTTCCTACGGATACGGTTCCAGCATTAGCCGTTCGCCCTGACTGTTCAGAGTTAATATTTAAAGCAAAGGAACGAAGCCAGGATAAACCTTTGATTTTGATGGCAGCAACAGCCCAATCTTTGTGGCAGTTCGTGGATGGGAGTTTGCCAGATCAAAAGATTTGGGAGCAAGTAGCCCAGAAATATTGGCCAGGAGCCTTGACTTTGGTGTTACCTTGTTCTAAAGCTGTACCCCAAGGAGTTAATCTAGCTTCACCAAGTACTATTGGGTTGCGAGTGCCTAATCATGCGATCGCTCTAGCTGTTTTGTCTCAAACTGGCCCTTTGGCAACTACTAGCGCCAATCGTTCTGGTGAGCCGCCTTTACAAACAATTGCAGAAATTGAAACACACTTTCCTGATGTTTTAACACTATTACCTAGTGAACTAGAAACAATTGAGCCAAGTCTGGGTATGCCCTCCACTGTCGCTAAATGGAGTGATACTGGCTGGAAAATTCTCCGACAGGGGGCTATTGAGTTAGATGATACTGTTGGCGGATTGAATTTTTGA
- the prmC gene encoding peptide chain release factor N(5)-glutamine methyltransferase — protein sequence MNQPQQLMVSGVELWQWFKQARLAAVVADIPISEVDWLLQEVAGLDKLALRLESFKDQLEIPLSMPFSKLATLWQQRVDARMPVQYLTGVAPWRNFLLSVSSAVLIPRPETECLIELAVAAVEKSPKLKLAGCWADLGTGSGAIALGLADSMPAAQIHAVDYSAAALEIASYNAQKLGFEDQIQFHQGSWWEPLNSLKGQFSGMVSNPPYIPSTLIPQLQPEVAWHEPHLALNGGSDGLDYIRHLIEVSPVYLRPGGIWLIEMMAGQAPVVAELLREQGNYCNIQIFSDLAGIERFALAYRA from the coding sequence ATGAATCAGCCACAGCAACTGATGGTTTCAGGAGTAGAACTTTGGCAGTGGTTTAAACAAGCAAGACTTGCTGCTGTAGTTGCTGATATCCCTATCAGTGAAGTGGACTGGCTGTTACAAGAGGTAGCTGGCTTAGACAAATTGGCACTGCGGTTGGAATCTTTTAAAGATCAACTAGAAATTCCGCTCAGTATGCCTTTTTCTAAGTTAGCAACTCTCTGGCAGCAGCGAGTTGACGCTAGGATGCCAGTTCAGTATTTAACTGGAGTGGCACCCTGGCGTAATTTTTTGCTGAGTGTTTCATCCGCAGTTTTGATTCCGCGACCTGAGACGGAGTGTTTAATTGAATTAGCAGTTGCGGCTGTGGAGAAGAGTCCTAAGCTTAAACTGGCAGGATGTTGGGCAGATTTAGGTACTGGTAGTGGCGCGATCGCACTTGGACTAGCTGATTCTATGCCAGCAGCCCAAATCCATGCTGTTGATTACAGCGCGGCTGCCCTAGAAATAGCTTCCTATAATGCACAGAAGTTAGGATTTGAAGATCAAATTCAATTTCATCAGGGTTCGTGGTGGGAGCCTTTAAATTCCCTTAAAGGTCAGTTTAGCGGGATGGTGTCTAATCCCCCCTATATTCCAAGTACTTTAATACCACAATTACAACCAGAAGTTGCTTGGCATGAGCCTCATCTTGCCCTTAATGGTGGTAGTGATGGTTTGGACTACATCCGCCATTTAATCGAAGTATCGCCTGTATATTTACGTCCAGGTGGTATTTGGCTAATAGAAATGATGGCAGGACAAGCACCAGTAGTAGCTGAGTTACTACGCGAGCAAGGAAACTACTGCAACATTCAAATATTTTCTGATTTAGCAGGGATTGAACGCTTCGCTCTAGCTTATCGTGCGTGA
- a CDS encoding NADAR domain-containing protein encodes MTIYFYKVDAPYGCFSNFSPHPIYLDGQNWSTVEHYYQSQKFVGTENQDLISVIRVAKTPEIAASLGRDRNKKNRLDWEQIKPQIMRQAVLQKFLTHVDIQAILLATGEELIVENSPKDYFWGCGSDKTGQNQLGKILMSVRQEIQLLNQQNRPLA; translated from the coding sequence ATGACAATTTATTTTTACAAAGTTGATGCTCCCTACGGTTGTTTTTCTAACTTTTCTCCCCATCCGATTTATTTAGATGGTCAAAATTGGTCTACAGTAGAGCATTACTATCAATCCCAAAAGTTTGTAGGAACAGAGAATCAAGATTTAATTTCAGTGATTCGAGTTGCCAAGACTCCAGAGATAGCAGCATCATTAGGACGCGATCGCAACAAAAAAAACCGCTTAGACTGGGAACAGATCAAACCTCAAATCATGCGTCAAGCTGTCCTTCAAAAGTTTTTAACTCATGTAGATATCCAAGCAATTCTTCTTGCCACTGGAGAGGAGTTAATTGTCGAAAATTCCCCCAAGGATTACTTTTGGGGCTGTGGTTCAGATAAAACTGGTCAAAATCAGTTAGGCAAAATTTTGATGAGTGTCCGCCAGGAAATTCAACTACTTAATCAACAAAATAGACCTCTGGCCTAA
- the hemB gene encoding porphobilinogen synthase gives MFPTHRPRRLRTHPQLRRMVRENVLTTSDLIYPLFAVPGEGIAKEVKSMPGVYNLSVDKIVEEAKEVYDLGIPAIILFGIPENKDIDATGAWHDCGIVQKASTAVKEAVPDLIVIADTCLCEYTSHGHCGYLEVGDLTGRVLNDPTLELLKKTAVSQAKAGADIIAPSGMMDGFVQAIRTALDEAGFEDTPILSYAAKYASAYYGPFRDAADSSPQFGDRRTYQMDAGNVREALKEIALDIAEGADMLMVKPALAYMDVIWRVKEASNLPIAAYNVSGEYSMVKAAALNDWIDEERVVMETLTSFKRAGADLILTYHAKDAARWLQK, from the coding sequence ATGTTTCCCACCCATCGCCCTCGCCGCCTGCGTACTCATCCCCAACTACGTCGGATGGTACGTGAAAATGTATTAACTACAAGTGATTTAATTTACCCACTATTTGCTGTACCAGGTGAAGGCATTGCTAAAGAAGTTAAATCAATGCCAGGAGTCTACAATTTATCTGTAGACAAAATTGTAGAAGAAGCCAAAGAAGTTTATGACCTTGGTATCCCTGCAATCATTCTGTTCGGCATTCCCGAAAATAAAGATATAGATGCCACTGGTGCATGGCATGATTGCGGTATTGTGCAAAAAGCTTCCACAGCAGTTAAAGAAGCTGTGCCAGACTTAATTGTAATTGCCGATACTTGCTTGTGTGAGTATACCAGTCATGGTCACTGTGGTTATTTAGAAGTGGGCGATTTAACTGGTCGTGTTTTAAATGACCCTACCTTAGAATTACTCAAAAAAACAGCAGTTTCTCAAGCTAAAGCTGGTGCTGATATTATTGCCCCATCAGGAATGATGGACGGGTTTGTGCAAGCAATTAGAACAGCCCTTGATGAAGCTGGATTTGAGGATACGCCGATTCTTTCTTATGCAGCTAAATATGCCTCAGCTTATTATGGCCCATTTAGAGATGCTGCTGATTCGTCACCTCAATTTGGCGATCGCCGTACCTACCAAATGGATGCTGGTAATGTCCGTGAAGCCCTCAAAGAAATTGCTCTAGACATCGCTGAAGGCGCTGATATGCTGATGGTGAAACCAGCATTAGCTTATATGGATGTGATTTGGCGAGTTAAGGAAGCAAGTAATTTGCCTATTGCAGCTTATAACGTTTCTGGTGAGTACTCAATGGTAAAAGCTGCTGCCCTCAATGATTGGATTGACGAAGAACGGGTAGTAATGGAAACTTTAACCAGCTTTAAACGTGCTGGCGCTGACTTAATTCTCACTTACCATGCTAAAGATGCAGCCCGTTGGTTGCAAAAATAA
- a CDS encoding Mu transposase C-terminal domain-containing protein: MQDDRESEVPIPAEVNEIVTDFSEDAKLMQEVIQSLLEPCDRITYGQRQREAAAKLGKSVRTIRRLVKKWETEGLSALQPNKRTDKGKHRIDQEWQEFIIKTYKEGNKGSKRITPQQVAVRVAAKAADLGQEKYPSYRTVYRVLQPIIEKQEKTQSVRSRGWRGSRLSVKTRDGQDLSVEYSNHVWQCDHTRADILLVDQDGQLLGRPWLTTVIDTYSRCIIGINLGYDAPSAYVVALALRHAILPKQYSSEYKLHCQWGTYGKPEHFYTDGGKDFRSNHLQQIGVQLGFVCHLRDRPSEGGIVERPFGTFNTDLFSTLPGYTGSNVQERPEEAEKEASLTLRELEQLLVRYIVDKYNQSIDARMGDQTRFQRWEAGLIAAPNLISERDLDICLMKQTRRTIYRGGYLQFENLTYRGDYLEGYSGESVVLRYDPKDITTILVYRKEGDKEVFLARAYEQDLQTEQLSFDEVKAISRKLREAKKAVNSRSILAEVRDRETFLTQKKSKKQRQKSEQAQIHRKKELFPIEAEATEFESPVNELETEIIEVFDYEQMREDYGF; encoded by the coding sequence ATGCAGGATGATCGCGAATCGGAAGTACCAATACCTGCTGAAGTGAATGAAATTGTCACTGATTTCTCTGAGGATGCAAAGCTGATGCAGGAAGTGATCCAAAGTCTTTTAGAACCATGCGATCGCATCACCTATGGACAGAGACAAAGGGAAGCGGCTGCGAAACTTGGAAAGTCGGTGCGGACTATACGAAGGCTGGTGAAAAAGTGGGAAACAGAAGGTTTAAGCGCACTACAACCAAATAAAAGAACTGATAAAGGAAAACATAGAATTGATCAGGAGTGGCAAGAGTTTATTATCAAAACCTATAAGGAGGGTAATAAAGGTAGTAAACGCATTACTCCCCAACAAGTAGCCGTGCGTGTGGCGGCAAAGGCAGCAGATCTAGGGCAGGAAAAGTATCCAAGTTATAGAACGGTATATCGAGTCTTACAACCAATAATTGAAAAACAGGAGAAAACCCAAAGTGTGAGAAGTCGTGGATGGAGAGGATCGCGGCTATCAGTTAAGACTCGTGACGGTCAAGATTTATCGGTGGAATATAGCAACCACGTTTGGCAATGCGACCATACTCGTGCGGATATTCTATTAGTAGATCAAGATGGTCAACTACTTGGTCGTCCCTGGCTTACAACGGTGATTGATACTTATTCTCGTTGCATTATAGGAATAAATTTGGGCTACGATGCACCGAGTGCTTATGTAGTGGCGTTGGCGTTGCGTCATGCGATTTTGCCAAAGCAGTATAGTTCTGAATACAAATTGCACTGTCAATGGGGTACTTATGGCAAACCTGAACACTTCTATACAGACGGTGGCAAAGATTTTCGTTCTAACCACTTGCAGCAGATTGGAGTGCAGTTAGGGTTTGTTTGTCATTTACGCGATCGCCCTTCTGAAGGTGGGATTGTTGAGCGTCCCTTTGGCACTTTTAACACAGATTTGTTCTCGACTTTGCCAGGATATACGGGTTCTAATGTGCAGGAACGCCCAGAGGAAGCAGAGAAAGAAGCAAGCCTAACGTTGCGGGAGTTAGAACAACTGCTGGTGCGCTACATAGTGGATAAATACAACCAAAGTATTGATGCACGTATGGGCGATCAGACTCGGTTCCAGCGATGGGAAGCAGGATTAATTGCAGCACCTAATCTAATTTCGGAACGAGATTTAGATATTTGTTTGATGAAGCAAACTCGACGGACGATCTACCGAGGCGGGTATCTGCAATTTGAGAATTTGACGTATCGAGGTGATTATCTGGAAGGCTATTCAGGGGAAAGTGTCGTTTTACGGTACGACCCGAAGGATATTACAACGATTTTGGTTTACCGCAAGGAAGGCGATAAAGAGGTTTTTTTAGCCCGTGCTTATGAACAAGATTTACAAACTGAGCAGTTGTCTTTTGATGAGGTTAAAGCTATCAGTCGCAAGCTCCGAGAGGCTAAAAAAGCGGTTAATAGTCGTTCTATTTTAGCAGAGGTACGCGATCGCGAAACGTTCCTGACTCAAAAGAAAAGCAAAAAACAACGTCAAAAATCTGAGCAAGCTCAAATTCACAGAAAAAAAGAACTATTTCCCATTGAGGCTGAAGCAACAGAATTTGAATCTCCTGTTAATGAACTCGAAACAGAGATTATAGAAGTTTTTGATTATGAACAAATGCGTGAAGATTATGGATTTTAG
- a CDS encoding GNAT family N-acetyltransferase, with the protein MNSSHIQFCDRKSKIDLNQLQALFQVGAFWAEERKIEDLAVAIANSEPVISVWDKNKLIGFARATSDGIYRATIWDVVIDPNYRGAGLGRKLVETVLSHPRMSRVERVYLMTTNQQSFYERIGFECNSSTTMVLYSQPSISPLPAQIMESQETRWR; encoded by the coding sequence ATGAATTCTAGCCATATTCAATTTTGCGATCGCAAATCAAAAATCGACCTCAACCAACTTCAGGCACTTTTTCAAGTAGGAGCATTTTGGGCAGAAGAGCGCAAAATAGAAGATTTAGCAGTAGCGATCGCCAACAGTGAACCAGTTATTAGCGTTTGGGATAAAAATAAACTAATTGGGTTTGCCAGAGCTACTTCAGATGGTATATATCGAGCCACTATTTGGGATGTAGTGATTGATCCTAACTATCGCGGTGCTGGATTAGGTCGTAAGTTAGTAGAAACCGTCTTGAGTCATCCCCGCATGAGTCGAGTCGAGCGAGTTTACTTAATGACAACTAATCAACAGAGTTTTTACGAACGCATCGGCTTTGAATGCAACTCTAGTACAACAATGGTGCTTTACAGCCAGCCCTCAATCAGCCCTCTACCTGCTCAAATAATGGAGTCTCAGGAGACACGATGGAGATAG
- a CDS encoding DUF58 domain-containing protein has product MIPSKRLYLLLVLGIAIALFLTDITNVTIGIIGALLFDAVVLGLMFVDGSRVHPHRVQVTRKPLSRLSIGRENPVVLSIKSGNYPAEIQISDYYPQDFWVSTPNIKLSLPANTTQEFTYTVSPLQRGEFAWGDIQIRQLSFWGLVWDDWKIPQSQQVAVYPDLMGLRSLSIRLTLQNTGTMRQVRRLGIGTEFTELREYRLGDDPRFIDWKATARKLGATPASALQVRVLEAEKEQTLIILLDRGRLMTARVQGLKRFDWGLNATLSLALAGLNRGDKVGVGVFDREVTTWIPPERGQHHLSKLIDRLTPIQPVLLEPDYMGAVTQLVGQQTRRALVVLITDLVDVTASAELLAALGRLTPRYLPFCVTLRDPQVDQQALNTLTEEKKSAIANVYQRAVALDLLSQRQVAFAKLKQKGVLVLDAPANQISEQLVDHYLQLKLRNQL; this is encoded by the coding sequence ATGATTCCTTCAAAACGCTTGTATTTATTATTAGTATTAGGGATAGCGATCGCACTATTTCTGACAGATATTACTAACGTAACCATAGGTATCATTGGCGCGTTATTATTTGATGCGGTCGTTTTGGGATTAATGTTTGTAGATGGTTCCAGAGTACACCCTCATCGTGTCCAAGTTACCCGCAAACCGTTATCAAGATTATCAATTGGACGAGAAAACCCAGTTGTTTTATCTATAAAATCTGGCAATTATCCCGCAGAAATTCAAATTAGTGACTACTACCCACAAGATTTTTGGGTATCAACTCCAAATATCAAATTATCTTTACCCGCTAATACCACCCAGGAATTCACTTATACCGTTTCTCCTCTCCAGCGAGGCGAATTTGCATGGGGAGATATCCAAATACGCCAACTGAGTTTTTGGGGGTTAGTTTGGGATGATTGGAAAATTCCCCAAAGTCAGCAAGTAGCAGTTTACCCAGACTTAATGGGATTGCGATCGCTCTCTATTCGTCTTACCCTTCAAAATACCGGAACAATGCGCCAAGTTAGGCGCTTAGGAATTGGTACAGAATTTACCGAATTACGAGAATATCGCTTAGGTGATGACCCCCGATTCATCGACTGGAAAGCTACCGCCCGTAAACTTGGCGCAACACCCGCATCCGCCTTACAGGTGCGTGTCTTAGAAGCAGAAAAAGAACAAACTTTAATTATATTGCTTGACCGAGGACGGTTAATGACCGCACGGGTGCAGGGATTAAAGCGATTTGATTGGGGTCTAAACGCCACATTATCCTTAGCTTTAGCTGGTTTAAACCGAGGGGACAAAGTTGGCGTAGGAGTATTTGACCGCGAAGTAACAACTTGGATACCCCCCGAAAGAGGTCAACACCATCTATCTAAACTAATCGACCGTCTCACCCCAATTCAACCAGTATTATTAGAACCAGATTATATGGGTGCTGTAACTCAACTGGTAGGTCAGCAAACTAGAAGGGCGCTAGTAGTACTAATTACAGACTTAGTTGATGTTACTGCTTCCGCAGAACTGCTTGCTGCCCTGGGACGTTTAACACCGCGCTATTTGCCATTTTGCGTTACATTGCGAGATCCCCAAGTTGACCAACAAGCATTAAATACTTTGACAGAAGAAAAGAAGAGTGCGATCGCTAATGTATATCAACGTGCCGTAGCCTTAGATTTATTATCCCAGCGTCAAGTGGCTTTTGCTAAACTAAAACAAAAAGGCGTTCTCGTACTAGATGCACCAGCTAATCAGATTAGCGAACAACTTGTAGACCATTATCTGCAATTAAAGCTGCGTAATCAGTTATAA
- a CDS encoding DUF4129 domain-containing protein: MATEEFEKTNLGWRLQQLQQQLGEWIELQFTKRNIPDWSIPEWLKNLLFHSWLSKAVFWGIVAFLVTWIGWQLWRVWGSSLSALPGKLRNLDQQSTNKVRELTVSDWLKRSQTFQRQGNYSEACRCLYMAMLQQLNDTGIVPHQPSRTDGEYLQLIQDLPEYGSYETLLTTHQQLCFGNAEISTAEFEQCQQAYRAISD; encoded by the coding sequence ATGGCAACCGAAGAATTTGAAAAGACTAACTTGGGTTGGCGGCTACAGCAACTCCAACAGCAGCTAGGAGAATGGATAGAACTACAATTTACTAAACGCAATATTCCAGACTGGTCAATACCTGAGTGGTTAAAAAATTTATTATTCCACTCTTGGCTATCCAAAGCAGTATTTTGGGGAATAGTGGCATTTTTAGTAACTTGGATTGGTTGGCAGTTGTGGCGCGTATGGGGTTCTTCCCTGAGTGCTTTACCTGGGAAACTGCGGAACTTAGATCAACAATCAACCAATAAAGTTAGGGAGTTAACAGTTTCAGATTGGTTAAAGCGATCGCAAACATTTCAACGCCAAGGTAATTATAGTGAGGCTTGCCGATGTTTGTATATGGCAATGTTACAGCAACTTAATGACACAGGTATTGTTCCACACCAACCTAGTCGCACCGATGGGGAATATTTGCAGTTAATTCAAGATTTACCTGAATATGGCTCTTATGAAACTTTACTGACAACCCATCAACAACTATGTTTTGGTAATGCAGAAATTTCAACAGCAGAATTTGAACAGTGTCAGCAGGCGTATCGAGCAATTAGCGATTAA